A region of Clarias gariepinus isolate MV-2021 ecotype Netherlands chromosome 25, CGAR_prim_01v2, whole genome shotgun sequence DNA encodes the following proteins:
- the gpt gene encoding alanine aminotransferase 2-like isoform X1, protein MLPCTCGRLVARRVMMMTCSPFCPPPLGCPVRTFSTGQSRLAWGKMAENHSLSSRRKVLTLDTMNANVKKVEYAVRGPIVQRAVELEKQLREGVKKPFDEVIKANIGDAHAMGQQPITFFRQVLALCTYPDLLDDNKFPDDAKDRARRLLKAFGGSSIGSYSASQGIDCIRHDVARYIERRDGGISCDPDNIYLTTGASDGIVTMLKLLTAGEGRTRTGVMISIPQYPLYSAALAELGAVQINYYLNEEKCWSLDIAELQRSLQAAREYCNPRVLCIINPGNPTGQVQSRQCIEDVIRFAAKEHLFLMADEVYQDNVYAEGCAFHSFKKVLFEMGPEFSNTVELASFHSTSKCYMGECGLRGGYMEVINVDQEVKAQLTKLVSVRLCPPVPGQVLMALVTNPPQPGEPSHAQFLKERTATLNDLAQKAKLTEDILNTVPGIRCNPVQGAMYSFPRITLPDRAVKEAKAKGQEPDMFYCMTLLDETGICLVPGSGFGQKDGTYHFRMTILPPADKLTILLNKVKEFHRRFTEQYS, encoded by the exons ATGTTGCCATGCACATGCGGGAGACTCGTCGCGCGccgtgtgatgatgatgacttGTTCTCCTTTCTGTCCTCCTCCTCTCGGGTGTCCCGTCAGGACTTTCTCTACAGGTCAGAGCCGACTCGCGTGGGGGAAGATGGCCGAGAACCACTCACTCAGCTCGCGCAGGAAGGTGCTCACCCTCGACACGATGAACGCCAACGTGAAGAAGGTGGAGTACGCGGTGCGGGGACCCATCGTGCAGCGCGCCGTGGAGCTGGAGAAGCAGCTCAGAGAG GGAGTGAAGAAGCCCTTTGACGAGGTCATCAAGGCTAACATCGGAGATGCCCATGCCATGGGACAGCAGCCCATCACCTTCTTCAGACAG gTGTTGGCACTCTGCACGTATCCAGATCTGCTAGATGATAACAAGTTTCCTGATGATGCTAAAGATCGTGCGCGACGCCTTCTGAAGGCTTTTGGAGGAAGCAGCATCG GCTCCTACTCTGCGAGTCAGGGTATCGACTGCATTAGGCATGACGTTGCCCGCTACATCGAGCGTCGTGACGGCGGCATCTCTTGTGACCCGGACAACATCTATCTGACCACAGGCGCCAGCGACGGCATCGTA accaTGCTGAAGTTGCTGACGGCGGGCGAGGGTCGTACCCGTACCGGCGTGATGATCTCCATCCCTCAGTATCCCCTGTATTCGGCCGCGTTAGCCGAACTGGGCGCCGTGCAGATTAACTACTACCTGAACGAGGAGAAGTGCTGGAGTCTGGACATCGCCGAGCTGCAGCGCTCCCTACAGGCCGCTAGGGAGTACTGCAACCCGCGTGTCTTGTGCATCATCAACCCAGGCAACCCAACAG GTCAGGTACAGAGCAGGCAGTGCATCGAGGACGTGATCCGGTTCGCTGCCAAAGAACATCTCTTCCTGATGGCTGACGAG GTGTATCAGGATAACGTGTACGCCGAGGGTTGCGCCTTCCACTCGTTTAAGAAGGTGTTATTCGAGATGGGCCCCGAATTCTCCAACACAGTCGAGCTGGCCTCGTTCCATTCCACCTCCAAGTGTTACATGGGAGA GTGTGGTCTACGAGGTGGCTATATGGAGGTAATCAACGTGGACCAGGAGGTGAAGGCTCAGCTCACTAAGCTGGTATCTGTCCGTCTGTGTCCCCCTGTGCCAGGGCAAGTGCTCATGGCCCTGGTGACCAACCCTCCTCAGCCTGGAGAGCCATCACACGCTCAGTTCTTGAAG GAGCGCACGGCCACACTGAATGACCTGGCACAGAAGGCCAAGCTGACCGAGGACATTCTGAACACGGTGCCCGGGATCAGGTGTAACCCTGTGCAGGGGGCCATGTACTCCTTCCCTCGCATCACACTACCTGATCGAGCTGTAAAGGAAGCAAAG GCGAAAGGCCAGGAACCTGATATGTTCTACTGTATGACGCTCCTGGATGAGACCGGGATCTGTTTGGTGCCTGGCAGCGGGTTTGGGCAAAAAGATGGAACCTATCATTTCAG GATGACGATCCTACCCCCTGCTGATAAACTCACCATTTTGCTCAACAAAGTGAAAGAGTTTCATCGGCGATTCACCGAGCAGTACTCCTAA
- the gpt gene encoding alanine aminotransferase 2-like isoform X2 — translation MAENHSLSSRRKVLTLDTMNANVKKVEYAVRGPIVQRAVELEKQLREGVKKPFDEVIKANIGDAHAMGQQPITFFRQVLALCTYPDLLDDNKFPDDAKDRARRLLKAFGGSSIGSYSASQGIDCIRHDVARYIERRDGGISCDPDNIYLTTGASDGIVTMLKLLTAGEGRTRTGVMISIPQYPLYSAALAELGAVQINYYLNEEKCWSLDIAELQRSLQAAREYCNPRVLCIINPGNPTGQVQSRQCIEDVIRFAAKEHLFLMADEVYQDNVYAEGCAFHSFKKVLFEMGPEFSNTVELASFHSTSKCYMGECGLRGGYMEVINVDQEVKAQLTKLVSVRLCPPVPGQVLMALVTNPPQPGEPSHAQFLKERTATLNDLAQKAKLTEDILNTVPGIRCNPVQGAMYSFPRITLPDRAVKEAKAKGQEPDMFYCMTLLDETGICLVPGSGFGQKDGTYHFRMTILPPADKLTILLNKVKEFHRRFTEQYS, via the exons ATGGCCGAGAACCACTCACTCAGCTCGCGCAGGAAGGTGCTCACCCTCGACACGATGAACGCCAACGTGAAGAAGGTGGAGTACGCGGTGCGGGGACCCATCGTGCAGCGCGCCGTGGAGCTGGAGAAGCAGCTCAGAGAG GGAGTGAAGAAGCCCTTTGACGAGGTCATCAAGGCTAACATCGGAGATGCCCATGCCATGGGACAGCAGCCCATCACCTTCTTCAGACAG gTGTTGGCACTCTGCACGTATCCAGATCTGCTAGATGATAACAAGTTTCCTGATGATGCTAAAGATCGTGCGCGACGCCTTCTGAAGGCTTTTGGAGGAAGCAGCATCG GCTCCTACTCTGCGAGTCAGGGTATCGACTGCATTAGGCATGACGTTGCCCGCTACATCGAGCGTCGTGACGGCGGCATCTCTTGTGACCCGGACAACATCTATCTGACCACAGGCGCCAGCGACGGCATCGTA accaTGCTGAAGTTGCTGACGGCGGGCGAGGGTCGTACCCGTACCGGCGTGATGATCTCCATCCCTCAGTATCCCCTGTATTCGGCCGCGTTAGCCGAACTGGGCGCCGTGCAGATTAACTACTACCTGAACGAGGAGAAGTGCTGGAGTCTGGACATCGCCGAGCTGCAGCGCTCCCTACAGGCCGCTAGGGAGTACTGCAACCCGCGTGTCTTGTGCATCATCAACCCAGGCAACCCAACAG GTCAGGTACAGAGCAGGCAGTGCATCGAGGACGTGATCCGGTTCGCTGCCAAAGAACATCTCTTCCTGATGGCTGACGAG GTGTATCAGGATAACGTGTACGCCGAGGGTTGCGCCTTCCACTCGTTTAAGAAGGTGTTATTCGAGATGGGCCCCGAATTCTCCAACACAGTCGAGCTGGCCTCGTTCCATTCCACCTCCAAGTGTTACATGGGAGA GTGTGGTCTACGAGGTGGCTATATGGAGGTAATCAACGTGGACCAGGAGGTGAAGGCTCAGCTCACTAAGCTGGTATCTGTCCGTCTGTGTCCCCCTGTGCCAGGGCAAGTGCTCATGGCCCTGGTGACCAACCCTCCTCAGCCTGGAGAGCCATCACACGCTCAGTTCTTGAAG GAGCGCACGGCCACACTGAATGACCTGGCACAGAAGGCCAAGCTGACCGAGGACATTCTGAACACGGTGCCCGGGATCAGGTGTAACCCTGTGCAGGGGGCCATGTACTCCTTCCCTCGCATCACACTACCTGATCGAGCTGTAAAGGAAGCAAAG GCGAAAGGCCAGGAACCTGATATGTTCTACTGTATGACGCTCCTGGATGAGACCGGGATCTGTTTGGTGCCTGGCAGCGGGTTTGGGCAAAAAGATGGAACCTATCATTTCAG GATGACGATCCTACCCCCTGCTGATAAACTCACCATTTTGCTCAACAAAGTGAAAGAGTTTCATCGGCGATTCACCGAGCAGTACTCCTAA